In Bacillus sp. KH172YL63, one genomic interval encodes:
- the udk gene encoding uridine kinase, with translation MKQKPVVIGVAGGSGSGKTSVTKAIYEQFQGHSILMLQQDYYYKDQSNLPFEERLKTNYDHPLAFDNDLLIEHLHELLGHQSVNKPVYDYKMHTRSEDTILVEPKDVIILEGILVLEDERLRNLMDIKLYVDTDADLRIIRRMLRDIKERGRSIDSVIDQYITVVRPMHNQFIEPTKRYADVIIPEGGHNHVAIDLMVTKIQTILEQKSFL, from the coding sequence ATGAAGCAGAAACCCGTTGTAATTGGTGTAGCAGGAGGATCCGGCTCAGGAAAAACGAGTGTGACCAAAGCGATTTATGAGCAATTCCAAGGTCATTCCATTCTTATGCTGCAACAAGACTATTATTATAAAGATCAATCGAATCTACCATTTGAGGAACGCTTGAAAACAAATTATGATCATCCATTAGCTTTTGACAATGATCTTCTGATCGAACATTTACATGAGCTGTTAGGTCATCAATCCGTCAATAAGCCGGTTTATGATTATAAAATGCATACACGATCTGAGGACACGATTCTCGTGGAACCGAAAGATGTGATCATTTTAGAAGGAATTTTAGTATTAGAAGATGAAAGATTGCGTAACTTAATGGATATCAAGCTATATGTAGATACCGATGCCGATCTTCGCATCATCAGAAGGATGCTTCGCGATATTAAAGAACGGGGCCGCTCCATTGACTCGGTCATCGATCAATACATCACGGTCGTCCGTCCGATGCACAATCAGTTCATCGAACCGACGAAACGATATGCAGATGTGATCATCCCTGAAGGTGGACACAATCATGTTGCAATCGATTTAATGGTAACAAAAATTCAAACAATTCTTGAACAAAAGTCATTTTTGTAA